A part of Misgurnus anguillicaudatus chromosome 6, ASM2758022v2, whole genome shotgun sequence genomic DNA contains:
- the LOC141364381 gene encoding uncharacterized protein isoform X2 — protein MTKEYRDHVMRLNTGDGSSMDEFIKELKVLFEKLDTEQGPVSTKSTQDTVHKIFAYGFFWTMLRQEDKYLKCLWKILMATHSSKIFMFDEDYCERCKSRNSLSITGIISVSVEEFQDVEDALQIRKGIMKQFCHHCNKPLETAKTKDSLTKNTDFTFEEIQRRNSGEK, from the exons ATGACTAAAGAATACAGAGATCATGTTATGAG ACTGAACACAGGTGATGGGTCTTCTATGGACGAGTTCattaaagagttaaaggtgTTGTTCGAAAAGTTGGACACCGAGCAGGGGCCGGTCTCAACAAAATCAACTCAAGACACAGTTCACAAGATCTTTGCATATg GCTTTTTTTGGACAATGCTTAGACAAGAAGATAAATACCTAAAATGCCTCTGGAAGATACTTATGGCGACTCACTCATCTAAG ATTTTCATGTTTGATGAGGACTATTGTGAAAGATGTAAATCACGCAATTCTCTTTCAATAACCGGAATCATCTCAGTCTCTGTTGAAGAATTCCAAGATGTG GAAGATGCTCTACAGATAAGAAAAGGAATCATGAAGCAGTTCTGTCATCACTGCAATAAACCTCTGGAGACTGCAA AAACAAAAGATTCACTcacaaaaaatacagattttacaTTTGAGGAGATTCAAAGAAGGAACAGTGGAGAAAAATGA
- the LOC141364381 gene encoding uncharacterized protein isoform X1 — protein MTKEYRDHVMRLNTGDGSSMDEFIKELKVLFEKLDTEQGPVSTKSTQDTVHKIFAYGFFWTMLRQEDKYLKCLWKILMATHSSKIFMFDEDYCERCKSRNSLSITGIISVSVEEFQDVEDALQIRKGIMKQFCHHCNKPLETASNFSIMYSEENIYLNTRLFCKFSNLEIMEGSEIVIVGACHCERHNLKKNPEITMYDFLKLFVCMIQRK, from the exons ATGACTAAAGAATACAGAGATCATGTTATGAG ACTGAACACAGGTGATGGGTCTTCTATGGACGAGTTCattaaagagttaaaggtgTTGTTCGAAAAGTTGGACACCGAGCAGGGGCCGGTCTCAACAAAATCAACTCAAGACACAGTTCACAAGATCTTTGCATATg GCTTTTTTTGGACAATGCTTAGACAAGAAGATAAATACCTAAAATGCCTCTGGAAGATACTTATGGCGACTCACTCATCTAAG ATTTTCATGTTTGATGAGGACTATTGTGAAAGATGTAAATCACGCAATTCTCTTTCAATAACCGGAATCATCTCAGTCTCTGTTGAAGAATTCCAAGATGTG GAAGATGCTCTACAGATAAGAAAAGGAATCATGAAGCAGTTCTGTCATCACTGCAATAAACCTCTGGAGACTGCAAGTAACTTTTCTATCATGTACAGTGAGGAAAACATCTATTTGAACACCCggctattttgcaagttttccaacttagaaatcatggaggggtctgaaattgtcattgtaggtgcatgccactgtgagagacataatctaaaaaaaaatccagaaattacaatgtatgattttttaaagctgtttgtttgtatgatacagcgcaaataa
- the LOC141364380 gene encoding cytolytic toxin-alpha-like translates to MKLSLLGGLINVTGATKYLNDTKKSFIQQRLTLHYHSTTRFEELSMNHLASENIAHHEVIDHDTATHVVTAVLYGADACFLFDREVSSDEDKTKVEGEVKAVFEKLKVITVDGKANLNMNDFQKKAVQKFSVTFYGDFQLPSNPTSFEDALKVYAKLPKLLGENKDLVVPLRVWLYPLSKLNSRASKLLKEISIDLINDIESALESLNTTEMKCTDLLKDSPASALPPFQNKILQMKQNCNKYKLSLMKKLGSLLPQIRGDKIEDSALIDLLKDHHESPFRESELEEWMKMREEESEIIKTLLRQLIDSGAKVEDNLEAILMDLDVKNLVSYTFTSLDWSDVLLPKQMIYLRSSTMRNDTDSKKETSWLTPAIHKTMRSNLEMFKSLIDSKDRKPAKFIVSSKQMVDHPGSCILLYEGGCVEAVCFTPPSRPARPITAEVKGDSVVINVKPSTCPATEELKLLYKIKQEKIWTSQPVLKDQNTVTLTDLRPGTEYEIKCAAVGKLNYTTESDVITVKTEGRNHPVGEFV, encoded by the exons ATGAAATTGAGTCTGTTGGGTGGATTGATCAACGTAACCGGGGCCACAAAATATCTCAATGACACCAAGAAGTCTTTTATTCAGCAGAGACTGACTTTACATTATCATTCAACTACCAGGTTTGAAGAACTGAGCATGAACCATTTAGCATCTGAAAATATAGCTCACCATGAGGTGATTGATCACGATACAGCGACACACGTGGTGACGGCAGTGCTGTATGGAGCTGACGCATGCTTTCTGTTCGACAGAGAGGTTTCTTCAGATGAGGACAAAACTAAGGTGGAAGGAGAAGTAAAGGCAGTGTTTGAAAAACTAAAAGTCATTACAGTAGATGGAAAAGCAAATCTTAACATGAATGACTTTCAGAAGAAAGCGGTGCAAAAATTCAGTGTTACTTTCTATGGTGATTTTCAGTTGCCATCTAATCCGACTTCATTTGAAGATGCTTTGAAGGTTTACGCTAAACTTCCGAAACTGCTGGGAGAAAACAAAGATCTTGTGGTTCCACTGAGAGTGTGGCTGTATCCTCTGAGCAAACTTAACTCGAGAGCTTCAAAACTTCTGAAGGAAATCAGCATTGATTTAATCAATGACATAGAATCAGCATTAGAGAGTTTAAATACAACTGAGATGAAATGCACTGATCTTCTGAAAGACTCTCCTGCTTCAGCTTTACCtccatttcaaaataaaatactgCAGATGAAGCAGAACTGTAACAAATACAAGTTGAGTCTCATGAAGAAACTCGGCTCTCTGTTGCCTCAGATCCGTGGAGATAAGATTGAAGACTCAGCACTGATAGATCTACTGAAAGATCATCATGAATCTCCATTCAGAGAAAGTGAGCTTGAAGAATGGATGAAGATGAGAGAGGAAGAGTCTGAGATCATTAAAACACTGCTCAGACAGTTGATTGATTCTGGTGCAAAGGTAGAAGACAACCTAGAGGCAATCTTGATGGATCTAGATGTTAAAAATCTGGTCAGCTACACATTCACATCATTGGACTGGTCAGATGTGCTCCTTCCTAAACAAATGATCTATCTAAGATCTTCAACAATGAGAAATGACACTGACTCCAAGAAGGAAACATCATGGCTCACCCCTGCTATCCACAAGACTATGAGGAGCAACTTGGAGATGTTTAAGAGCTTGATTGATTCAAAAGATCGTAAACCAGCCAAGTTTATTGTGTCATCAAAACAAATGGTGGATCATCCAGGTTCCTGCATTCTCCTGTATGAAGGTGGATGTGTTGAAGCTGTTTGCTTCACTCCTCCATCACGGCCGGCTCGTCCAATCACAGCAGAGGTTAAAGGTGACAGTGTGGTTATAAATGTGAAGCCCTCAACATGTCCTGCTACAGAGGAACTCAAGTTACTCTACAAAATAAAGCAAGAGAAGATCTGGACATCTCAACCTGTGCTGAAGGACCAAAATACTGTAACTCTGACTGATCTGAGACCAGGCACTGAATATGAGATTAAATGTGCAGCAGTGGGGAAACTCAACTATACCACTGAATCTGATGTGATCACAGTTAAAACTGAG gGGAGGAACCATCCTGTGGGTGAGTTTGTGTAA